A genomic window from Lycium barbarum isolate Lr01 chromosome 4, ASM1917538v2, whole genome shotgun sequence includes:
- the LOC132635064 gene encoding 14 kDa proline-rich protein DC2.15-like, whose amino-acid sequence MAKFGASSIALVLTLNILFFTMVSSTYVPCPPPPHHKPHPTPTPSTPSTPSTPSTPSTPSTPSSKSKCPKDTLKLKVCANLLNDLVHLVIGSSPAKTPCCSLIQGLADLDAAVCLCTAIKANVLGINLNVPLSLSLLLNNCGKYAPKNFQCV is encoded by the coding sequence ATGGCTAAGTTTGGTGCATCCTCAATTGCTCTTGTTCTCACATTGAACATACTCTTCTTCACTATGGTTAGTTCCACTTATGTCCCATGCCCACCACCCCCACACCACAAACCCCACCCTACCCCTACCCCCTCTACACCATCTACCCCCTCCACCCCATCAACTCCCTCCACCCCATCAACCCCATCATCAAAGAGTAAGTGCCCGAAGGACACACTAAAGCTAAAAGTGTGTGCCAATTTGTTGAATGACTTAGTGCATCTTGTTATTGGAAGTAGCCCAGCTAAAACACCATGCTGCTCTCTAATTCAAGGACTTGCTGATCTTGATGCTGCTGTTTGCCTTTGCACTGCCATTAAAGCCAATGTGTTGGGAATTAACCTAAATGTTCCACTTTCACTCAGCTTGTTGCTCAACAACTGTGGAAAGTATGCCCCAAAGAATTTCCAATGCGTATAA
- the LOC132635065 gene encoding 14 kDa proline-rich protein DC2.15-like: MAKFGVCSIALVLTLNILFFTMVSSTYVPCPPPPHSKPRPTPTPTPSTPSTPSTPSSKGKCPKDTLKLKVCANLLNDLVHLVIGSSPAKTPCCSLIQGLADLDAAVCLCTAIKANVLGINLNVPLSLSLLLNNCGKYAPKNFQCA, encoded by the coding sequence ATGGCTAAGTTTGGTGTATGCTCAATTGCCCTTGTTCTCACATTGAACATTCTTTTCTTCACTATGGTTAGTTCCACTTATGTCCCATGCCCACCACCCCCACACTCCAAACCCCGCCCTACCCCTACCCCTACCCCTTCTACCCCCTCCACCCCATCTACACCATCATCAAAGGGAAAGTGCCCAAAGGACACACTTAAGCTAAAAGTGTGTGCCAATTTGTTAAATGACTTAGTGCACCTTGTTATTGGAAGTAGCCCAGCTAAAACTCCATGCTGCTCTCTAATTCAAGGACTTGCTGACCTTGATGCTGCTGTTTGCCTTTGCACTGCCATTAAAGCCAATGTGTTGGGAATTAATCTCAATGTCCCACTTTCCCTCAGCTTGTTGCTCAACAACTGCGGAAAATATGCCCCCAAGAACTTCCAATGCGCTTAA